A region of Myxococcus stipitatus DSM 14675 DNA encodes the following proteins:
- a CDS encoding CGNR zinc finger domain-containing protein: MADAHSPGLPTDVVLLLDFVNTLDVEKLVDAVPTAEAFASWCRARGLLSTADTVSSEVFKAAIEMREALRAVLLSHTGEPLPASELRTLERVAASSPLTVGFSEEGVVLRPAGHGGWKGLGHLFAAIVSTQREGYWPRMKVCAAGACQEAFYDTSKNRSGRWCSMAVCGNRTKLQRFRSGMPKQ; the protein is encoded by the coding sequence ATGGCCGATGCACACAGCCCCGGACTCCCCACGGATGTCGTGCTGTTGCTCGATTTCGTGAACACGTTGGACGTGGAGAAGCTGGTCGACGCGGTGCCCACGGCGGAGGCGTTCGCGTCCTGGTGTCGTGCTCGGGGATTGTTGTCGACCGCCGACACTGTCTCGTCGGAGGTGTTCAAGGCGGCCATCGAGATGCGCGAGGCATTGCGGGCCGTGCTGCTCTCGCACACGGGAGAGCCGCTGCCGGCATCGGAGCTCCGCACGCTGGAGCGGGTGGCCGCCAGCAGTCCGCTCACGGTGGGCTTCAGCGAGGAGGGAGTCGTGTTGCGTCCCGCGGGCCATGGCGGCTGGAAGGGGTTGGGGCACCTCTTCGCCGCCATCGTCTCCACGCAGCGCGAGGGCTACTGGCCCCGGATGAAGGTCTGCGCGGCGGGGGCGTGCCAGGAAGCCTTCTACGACACGTCGAAGAACCGCTCAGGACGCTGGTGCTCCATGGCCGTATGCGGCAACCGCACCAAGCTCCAGCGCTTCCGCTCCGGTATGCCCAAGCAATGA
- a CDS encoding arginase family protein, which yields MPSPIALVAAPSSLGLSRPEGRVPRVDLLPEALMDAGLGSRLGARVEHTVLPGPYEPERDAELRVRNPRGIVAMSRELADVVERVVRAKRFPLVLGGDCSILLGCLLGLKRTGGRHGLAFMDGHTDFWPPEASLSGGVAGMDLWFASGRGPSLLSNLEGRGPLVRDEDVAVLGVRDPEHWGAKVSAEHVRDTAMAWLDLSTLRRDGIAAGVTRAVERFRATGVDGFWMHLDADVMDDAVMPAVDSRQPDGLRVDELGELVARLVESGMAVGMDVTIYDPSLDPERHAARALVDTLVRGLGALVPASETR from the coding sequence ATGCCCTCGCCCATCGCCCTGGTCGCCGCGCCATCGAGTCTGGGACTCAGTCGCCCGGAGGGACGGGTTCCCCGCGTGGACCTCCTCCCGGAGGCGCTCATGGATGCGGGGCTCGGGAGTCGGCTCGGGGCTCGGGTGGAGCACACGGTGTTGCCCGGGCCGTATGAGCCGGAGCGGGACGCGGAGCTTCGGGTCCGCAACCCGCGAGGCATCGTGGCGATGAGCCGCGAACTCGCGGACGTGGTGGAGCGCGTCGTGCGGGCGAAGCGCTTCCCGCTGGTGCTCGGGGGTGATTGCAGCATCTTGCTGGGGTGTCTGCTGGGGCTGAAGCGCACGGGTGGCCGCCACGGGCTGGCCTTCATGGATGGGCACACCGACTTCTGGCCACCGGAAGCGTCTTTGTCCGGAGGTGTCGCGGGGATGGACTTGTGGTTCGCCTCGGGCCGAGGCCCTTCGCTCCTGTCGAACCTGGAAGGGCGAGGCCCCTTGGTCCGCGACGAGGACGTGGCCGTGTTGGGAGTCAGGGACCCGGAGCATTGGGGTGCGAAGGTCTCCGCTGAGCACGTTCGTGACACGGCGATGGCGTGGTTGGACTTGAGCACGCTGCGCAGGGATGGCATCGCGGCGGGGGTGACGCGGGCCGTCGAGCGCTTCCGGGCCACGGGGGTCGATGGGTTCTGGATGCATCTGGACGCGGACGTGATGGACGACGCGGTGATGCCGGCTGTGGACTCGCGTCAGCCGGATGGGCTGCGCGTGGACGAGCTGGGCGAGTTGGTGGCGCGGCTCGTGGAGTCAGGGATGGCGGTGGGGATGGACGTCACCATCTACGACCCGAGCCTGGACCCGGAGCGACATGCGGCGCGGGCGTTGGTGGACACGCTGGTCCGCGGATTGGGGGCGCTGGTGCCCGCGAGTGAGACGCGATAG
- a CDS encoding tetratricopeptide repeat protein, giving the protein MTKDDDKLPTPEHREPPGGGDSDLPPGPAVSSGATAAGAKEAREAAALRKPTRPDTGERNGREPCPPEVAERLRELDHLRRTGRYASALALAQSLATAHPRLARVLMEVAMTVGIWGGAPAEALPWFERALELAPGHRTTRLHRALCLARLGRHGEAVAEFDALVEGGYRKALVLHMKRAESLEALGRHAEAERDWTLALAEDADNPWLLQQRATARTRLGRRDEALRDLTEALALQQGDGVDPELLHERGLLRAQAGDVEGARTDFQTGLAALRRGDPPALAEALRSTLQALPRPREGHGSTAEETGRRDG; this is encoded by the coding sequence ATGACGAAGGACGACGACAAGCTGCCGACTCCCGAGCACAGGGAGCCGCCAGGGGGTGGTGACTCGGACCTGCCTCCCGGGCCAGCGGTGTCCTCTGGAGCCACCGCGGCCGGGGCGAAGGAGGCGCGTGAAGCAGCGGCACTCCGGAAGCCGACGCGGCCCGACACGGGTGAGCGCAATGGACGCGAGCCCTGCCCTCCCGAGGTCGCCGAGCGGCTTCGCGAGCTGGACCACCTGCGCAGGACGGGCCGCTATGCGTCGGCGCTGGCGCTCGCGCAGTCGCTCGCCACGGCCCACCCCCGGCTGGCGCGCGTCCTGATGGAAGTGGCGATGACAGTCGGAATCTGGGGCGGTGCGCCCGCGGAGGCCCTGCCGTGGTTCGAGCGGGCCCTGGAGCTGGCGCCGGGGCACCGCACGACCCGGCTCCACCGGGCGCTGTGTCTGGCCCGGCTCGGTCGCCATGGAGAGGCGGTGGCGGAGTTCGACGCGCTGGTGGAGGGCGGCTACCGCAAGGCGCTGGTGCTCCACATGAAGCGGGCCGAGTCGTTGGAGGCGCTGGGGCGTCACGCGGAGGCGGAGCGGGACTGGACGCTGGCGCTCGCGGAGGACGCCGACAACCCGTGGCTCCTCCAGCAGCGGGCCACCGCGCGCACCCGGTTGGGGCGGAGGGACGAGGCGCTCCGAGACCTGACGGAAGCACTGGCGCTCCAGCAGGGTGACGGGGTGGACCCGGAGCTGCTCCACGAGCGGGGGCTGCTGCGCGCCCAGGCGGGGGATGTCGAGGGGGCCCGCACGGACTTCCAGACGGGACTGGCCGCGCTGCGCCGGGGAGACCCGCCCGCGCTGGCCGAGGCACTTCGCTCGACGCTCCAGGCACTCCCGCGTCCTCGGGAAGGACACGGGAGCACCGCCGAGGAGACAGGGCGCCGGGACGGCTGA
- a CDS encoding acetyl-CoA hydrolase/transferase C-terminal domain-containing protein, whose product MNAPSPLKERIQNADLLAKVVPVEEAVKHVVDGNTVAISGFTKSGEPKTFFPALAAHLAKTAPQTRLTLLSGASLSEDVEGPMAPFIRKRGPYMSSSASRRRIHAGEMDFTDVHLSAFARNLMYGFYGDIDVAVVEVSRIRPNGSVILTSSVGISAEALSRAKRIILEVNTSVPDYTGFHDIVLPTVHPHVGWPLPLLNVRDRIGNPYVEIDLSRVVAVVESRTPDHPVPFKAANATDRRIAQNVVDFLLRCREEFHWGKRLPPIQSGVGNVANAIIGELYASPFQKIRFWTEVFQDGMLRYVEDDAKFEYASATAVSFSGEGRKKFLEMFERSRERLVLRPMWLSNSPEIISRLFVIAMNTPIEVDIYGHVNSTHIDGSRIVNGLGGSGDFFRNAYLSIVHTPSVRKLKDGRTVSCVMPYVRHIDHTEHDIKCVVTEHGYARNMDIRSPRRRAVDIIDQCAHPYFRPLLHAYLDMAGPGDEPRATDMKVLEAWWRDYDAACRAFPGESDAE is encoded by the coding sequence ATGAACGCTCCGAGCCCGCTGAAGGAACGCATCCAGAACGCCGACCTGCTCGCCAAGGTGGTCCCCGTCGAGGAGGCGGTGAAGCACGTCGTCGATGGGAACACGGTGGCCATCAGCGGCTTCACCAAGTCGGGAGAGCCCAAGACGTTCTTCCCCGCGCTCGCGGCGCACCTGGCGAAGACCGCTCCCCAGACGCGCCTGACGCTCCTGTCGGGGGCCTCGCTCTCCGAGGACGTCGAGGGGCCCATGGCGCCCTTCATCCGCAAGCGCGGGCCGTACATGTCCTCGTCCGCGTCGCGCCGGCGCATCCACGCGGGGGAGATGGACTTCACGGACGTGCACCTGTCCGCCTTCGCGCGCAACCTGATGTACGGCTTCTATGGCGACATCGACGTGGCGGTGGTGGAGGTGTCGCGCATCCGGCCCAACGGCAGCGTCATCCTCACCTCGTCGGTGGGCATCAGCGCGGAGGCGCTGAGTCGCGCGAAGAGAATCATCCTCGAGGTGAACACCTCGGTGCCGGACTACACGGGCTTCCACGACATCGTCCTGCCCACGGTGCATCCGCATGTCGGGTGGCCGCTGCCGCTGTTGAATGTGAGAGACCGCATCGGCAATCCGTACGTGGAGATCGACCTGAGCCGGGTGGTGGCGGTGGTGGAGTCGCGCACGCCGGACCATCCGGTGCCGTTCAAGGCGGCGAACGCCACGGACCGGCGCATCGCGCAGAACGTGGTGGACTTCCTCCTGCGCTGCCGGGAGGAGTTCCACTGGGGCAAGCGCCTGCCGCCCATCCAGTCCGGCGTGGGCAACGTGGCCAACGCCATCATCGGTGAGCTGTATGCGTCCCCCTTCCAGAAGATTCGATTCTGGACCGAGGTGTTCCAGGACGGAATGCTGCGCTACGTGGAGGACGACGCGAAGTTCGAGTACGCGTCCGCCACGGCGGTGTCGTTCTCCGGCGAGGGGCGAAAGAAGTTCCTGGAGATGTTCGAGCGGAGCCGGGAGCGGCTGGTGCTGCGGCCGATGTGGCTGTCGAACAGCCCTGAAATCATCTCGCGCCTCTTCGTCATCGCGATGAACACGCCCATCGAGGTGGACATCTACGGGCACGTCAACTCGACGCACATCGACGGCTCGCGCATCGTCAACGGGCTGGGAGGCTCCGGGGACTTCTTCCGGAACGCGTACCTGAGCATCGTGCACACGCCTTCGGTGCGGAAGCTGAAGGATGGGCGCACGGTGAGCTGTGTCATGCCGTACGTGCGGCACATCGACCACACGGAGCACGACATCAAGTGCGTGGTGACGGAGCACGGGTATGCGCGGAACATGGACATCCGCTCGCCGCGCAGGCGCGCGGTGGACATCATCGACCAGTGCGCACATCCGTACTTCCGGCCGCTCCTGCACGCGTACCTCGACATGGCGGGCCCGGGGGATGAGCCTCGGGCCACGGACATGAAGGTGCTCGAAGCCTGGTGGCGTGACTACGACGCCGCGTGCCGCGCCTTCCCTGGCGAGTCCGACGCGGAATGA
- a CDS encoding M3 family metallopeptidase: MRNLFIAGAGMAALVTSGCATTSPEPRPEAAAAAPAPEAPAAPVAPANPLLAKWAGSHGGVPPFDQVKVADFKPAIEGAMDAMRRELAAIANNPEAPTFENTLAAMEDAGRAYANVETLYGIWGSSLSSPEFQVVEREMAPRFAAFDDEIAQNEALFRRIEAVYNSPDKAKLTAEQQRLAWVHYTRFVRSGAKLDAAAKQRLAAINQRLASLYTSFGQNVLGDEEGYTVVLESEADLAGLPDSVRAGAAAAAEARSLKGKWVITNTRSSMEPFLTYSSRRDLREKVWRNYVNRGDNGDARDNNVIISEVLKLRAERAKLLGYPTHAHWRLENAMARKPERAMELMEAVWKPAVARVREEVADMQKVADKERAKLKIEPWDYRYYAEKVRKAKYDLDQNEVKPYLQLEKLREGMFWVAGELFGFTFTQVSDVPVFHPDVRVWEVKDRDSGRHVGLWYFDPYARPGKRSGAWMNAYRPQERFRGEVTTIVSNNSNFVKGAAGEAVLISWEDATTLFHEFGHALHGLSSSVTYPSLAGTSVARDYVEFPSQLLEHWLSTPEVLNTFALHFQTGKPIPQALVTRIEKAATFNNGFATVEYLSSALVDMKLHLAGDVTIDADAFERDTLKALGMPKEIVMRHRTPQFGHVFAGDGYSAGYYSYLWSDTLTADAFETFTEGKGAYDKSVAERLRKSVFSVGNTVDPADGYRSFRGRDAGIDALMRKRGFPVPTTAGAQSKSTR; encoded by the coding sequence ATGCGCAACCTCTTCATCGCCGGAGCAGGCATGGCCGCCCTTGTCACCTCCGGTTGTGCGACGACGTCCCCTGAGCCCCGCCCCGAGGCCGCCGCCGCGGCGCCCGCTCCGGAGGCCCCCGCGGCGCCGGTGGCTCCGGCGAACCCCCTGCTGGCGAAGTGGGCGGGTTCTCACGGGGGCGTGCCGCCGTTCGACCAGGTGAAGGTCGCCGACTTCAAGCCCGCCATCGAGGGCGCCATGGACGCGATGCGTCGGGAGCTGGCCGCCATCGCGAACAACCCGGAGGCGCCCACCTTCGAGAACACGCTGGCCGCCATGGAGGACGCGGGCCGCGCGTACGCCAACGTGGAGACGCTCTACGGCATCTGGGGCTCGTCGCTGAGCAGCCCGGAGTTCCAGGTGGTGGAGCGGGAGATGGCGCCCCGGTTCGCCGCCTTCGATGACGAAATCGCCCAGAACGAGGCGCTCTTCCGCCGCATCGAGGCCGTCTACAACTCCCCGGACAAGGCGAAGCTGACGGCCGAGCAGCAGCGGCTGGCGTGGGTGCACTACACCCGCTTCGTGCGCTCCGGCGCGAAGCTGGACGCCGCGGCGAAGCAGCGCCTGGCGGCCATCAACCAGCGGCTCGCCTCGCTCTACACGTCCTTCGGTCAGAACGTGCTGGGCGACGAGGAGGGCTACACCGTCGTCCTGGAGTCGGAGGCGGACCTGGCGGGCCTGCCGGACTCCGTGCGCGCGGGCGCCGCCGCCGCGGCCGAGGCCCGGAGCCTGAAGGGCAAGTGGGTCATCACCAACACGCGCTCCTCCATGGAGCCGTTCCTCACGTACTCGTCGCGCCGTGACCTGCGCGAGAAGGTCTGGCGCAACTACGTCAACCGGGGCGACAACGGCGACGCGCGCGACAACAACGTCATCATCTCGGAGGTGCTGAAGCTGCGCGCCGAGCGCGCGAAGCTCCTGGGCTACCCCACGCACGCGCACTGGCGCCTGGAGAACGCCATGGCCCGCAAGCCCGAGCGCGCCATGGAGCTGATGGAGGCGGTGTGGAAGCCCGCCGTGGCCCGGGTCCGCGAGGAGGTGGCGGACATGCAGAAGGTGGCCGACAAGGAGCGCGCGAAGCTGAAGATCGAGCCGTGGGACTACCGCTACTACGCGGAGAAGGTCCGCAAGGCGAAGTACGACCTGGACCAGAACGAGGTGAAGCCCTACCTGCAGCTGGAGAAGCTGCGCGAGGGCATGTTCTGGGTGGCCGGAGAGCTGTTCGGCTTCACCTTCACGCAGGTGTCGGACGTGCCCGTCTTCCACCCCGACGTGCGCGTCTGGGAGGTGAAGGACCGCGACTCCGGCCGTCACGTGGGCCTGTGGTACTTCGACCCGTACGCGCGTCCGGGCAAGCGCTCCGGGGCGTGGATGAACGCGTACCGTCCGCAGGAGCGCTTCCGGGGTGAGGTGACGACCATCGTCTCCAACAACTCCAACTTCGTGAAGGGCGCCGCGGGCGAGGCGGTGCTCATCTCGTGGGAGGACGCCACCACGCTGTTCCACGAGTTCGGCCACGCGCTGCACGGCCTGAGCTCGTCGGTGACGTACCCGTCGCTGGCGGGCACCAGCGTGGCGCGCGACTACGTGGAGTTCCCCTCGCAGTTGCTGGAGCACTGGCTGTCCACGCCCGAGGTGCTCAACACCTTCGCGCTGCACTTCCAGACGGGCAAGCCCATCCCCCAGGCGCTGGTGACGCGCATCGAGAAGGCCGCCACGTTCAACAACGGCTTCGCCACGGTGGAGTACCTGTCCTCCGCGCTGGTGGACATGAAGCTGCACCTGGCCGGTGACGTCACCATCGACGCGGACGCCTTCGAGCGCGACACGCTCAAGGCGCTGGGCATGCCGAAGGAGATTGTCATGCGCCACCGCACGCCGCAGTTCGGCCACGTCTTCGCGGGCGACGGCTACTCGGCCGGCTACTACAGCTACCTGTGGTCCGACACGCTGACGGCGGACGCCTTCGAGACCTTCACCGAGGGCAAGGGCGCCTACGACAAGTCGGTGGCGGAGCGCCTGCGCAAGAGCGTGTTCTCCGTGGGCAACACGGTGGACCCGGCGGACGGCTACCGCTCCTTCCGCGGCCGCGACGCCGGCATCGACGCGCTGATGCGCAAGCGCGGCTTCCCGGTGCCCACCACCGCGGGCGCGCAGTCGAAGTCGACGCGCTGA
- a CDS encoding glycosyl hydrolase family 18 protein codes for MKTRLMTQWQLVLAVGVGTLLGGCGKGDEGPGLPGQPSTVEAQPADAQALVTWRPPSSDGGHPLLYYIVKCEPACGGAIVSAGDHQAMVMGLNNGFRYLFKVSAVNARGEGESSVPSESVTPLAGLSIRNPTVPGQPRAVRVTAGNGQAYVSWLAPASFGGRPLQHYVVTAEPGGRSVTVKAPAASVSIVDLPNDKAHTITVKAFNEMGEGPTVSAGSVTPRAGGAPSQWVSGYYVGYQRGLLPVESVDFSGMTHLMVGRVRPRYDGTLYSDFDVTTYEGPIMARALAARAHEAGRKALLMIGGFGEHDGFVQASTGDSRIVFVRELLKLMDDLGYDGLDLDWEPINLPPAGNDGELLLALLDDLRAARPDIILTVPVNWINANFGMPEVEAAFMAQLAERVDQLNIMSYKMSGNWGSWESWHSSPLMDDSPGRPSSVANSVDGYLKAGVPPGRLGIGIGFFGTCWQGVTEPRTPLDGRQHVSEGQSDNAMSYSNIMQAYYDPHARRWDEKAASPYLSFPTVSGPGHCNYISYEDGQSVAVKGQWARSKGLGGTIIWTINQGHIANAPEGRKDELLHQVKRSFLDP; via the coding sequence GTGAAGACTCGACTCATGACGCAGTGGCAGCTCGTCCTCGCGGTGGGTGTGGGGACGCTGCTTGGGGGATGCGGCAAGGGGGACGAAGGCCCGGGGCTCCCGGGGCAGCCGTCCACCGTGGAAGCGCAGCCAGCGGATGCGCAGGCCCTGGTGACGTGGAGGCCTCCCAGCAGTGATGGAGGCCACCCCTTGCTCTATTACATCGTGAAATGTGAGCCCGCCTGCGGGGGCGCCATCGTCAGCGCGGGCGACCATCAGGCGATGGTGATGGGGCTCAACAACGGCTTTCGATATCTCTTCAAGGTCTCCGCGGTGAACGCGCGGGGCGAGGGAGAGTCCTCCGTCCCGTCGGAATCGGTGACGCCCCTGGCGGGCCTGTCCATCCGCAATCCCACGGTGCCGGGGCAGCCGCGCGCGGTCCGCGTCACGGCGGGCAACGGGCAGGCGTATGTGAGCTGGCTGGCGCCGGCGAGCTTCGGCGGCCGTCCGCTGCAGCACTACGTCGTCACCGCCGAGCCGGGCGGCCGCTCGGTGACGGTGAAGGCGCCGGCGGCGAGCGTGAGCATCGTGGACCTGCCCAACGACAAGGCCCACACCATCACGGTGAAGGCGTTCAACGAGATGGGCGAAGGCCCCACCGTGTCCGCCGGCTCCGTGACGCCTCGGGCCGGAGGAGCGCCGTCGCAGTGGGTGTCCGGCTACTACGTGGGCTATCAGCGCGGCCTGCTGCCGGTGGAGTCCGTGGACTTCTCCGGCATGACGCACCTGATGGTGGGCCGCGTGCGCCCCCGGTACGACGGGACGCTCTACTCGGACTTCGACGTCACGACGTACGAAGGCCCCATCATGGCCCGGGCCCTGGCGGCGCGAGCCCACGAGGCGGGGCGCAAGGCGCTGCTGATGATTGGCGGCTTCGGCGAGCACGACGGCTTCGTGCAGGCGTCCACGGGCGACAGCCGCATCGTCTTCGTGCGCGAGCTCCTCAAGCTCATGGACGACCTGGGCTACGACGGCCTGGACCTGGACTGGGAGCCCATCAACCTGCCGCCCGCGGGCAATGACGGCGAGCTGCTGCTGGCGCTCCTGGACGACCTGCGCGCGGCGCGGCCGGACATCATCCTCACGGTGCCGGTGAACTGGATCAACGCCAACTTCGGGATGCCGGAGGTGGAGGCCGCGTTCATGGCGCAGCTCGCCGAGCGCGTCGACCAGCTCAACATCATGTCCTACAAGATGAGCGGCAACTGGGGCAGCTGGGAGAGCTGGCACTCCAGCCCGCTCATGGACGACTCCCCGGGCCGCCCCAGCTCCGTCGCCAACTCCGTGGACGGCTACCTGAAGGCGGGCGTTCCTCCGGGCCGGCTGGGCATCGGCATCGGCTTCTTCGGCACGTGCTGGCAGGGCGTCACGGAGCCGCGCACCCCGCTGGACGGACGGCAGCACGTCTCCGAGGGGCAGAGCGACAACGCGATGAGCTACAGCAACATCATGCAGGCGTACTACGACCCGCACGCGCGCCGCTGGGACGAGAAGGCCGCCTCGCCCTACCTCTCCTTCCCCACCGTGAGCGGGCCCGGCCACTGCAACTACATCTCGTACGAGGATGGCCAGTCCGTCGCCGTCAAGGGCCAGTGGGCGCGCTCCAAGGGCCTGGGTGGCACCATCATCTGGACCATCAACCAGGGCCACATCGCCAACGCGCCCGAGGGCCGCAAGGACGAGCTGCTGCACCAGGTGAAGCGCTCGTTCCTGGACCCGTGA
- a CDS encoding M20 family peptidase, whose product MKRLFLSLTLGVIVLAAVLVVRTLAFTSRQAVAEAEETPLEVDAEAAAARLAGALRLETVAASEGQPANDAAFQALKVYLREHFPRVHAALKSEPVGAHSLLYTWQGTDASLRPVLLLGHLDVVPVAAGTAAGWVHPPFSGVVVDGYVWGRGALDDKGSVLAQLEAVEALLAAGEQPRRTVLFAFGADEEVGGLEGAVAIAALLKERGVRLESVLDEGGVIMSGTVPGVSAPVALVGTSEKGFVSVELKVKGEGGHSSMPPPSTAVGVLARAVSKLESTPMPARLAGGSRELFERVGPEMGFGMKLLFANLWLTEPLVVKQLSAKPTTNAAVRTTTAVTVFEGGVKDNVLPSSARAVVNFRILPGDSVEAVLEHVRKTVDDARVEQGTLAFQSEPSPVSPTDSDSWRHLERSVRQVFPQVVVSPYLNVAATDSRHFVGLSDNVYRFFPVHLQREDLARIHGQDERISVPGYLEAVRFYAQYLRNAAR is encoded by the coding sequence ATGAAACGATTGTTCTTGTCCCTGACCCTCGGGGTCATTGTCCTCGCGGCGGTTCTGGTGGTCCGGACGCTGGCCTTCACGTCGCGCCAGGCGGTGGCGGAGGCGGAGGAGACGCCGCTGGAGGTGGACGCGGAGGCGGCGGCGGCCCGGCTCGCGGGGGCGCTGCGGCTGGAGACGGTGGCCGCCTCGGAGGGACAGCCCGCGAACGACGCGGCCTTCCAGGCGCTGAAGGTCTACCTGCGGGAGCACTTCCCCCGCGTCCATGCCGCGCTGAAGAGCGAGCCGGTGGGGGCCCACTCGCTGCTCTACACGTGGCAGGGGACGGACGCGTCGCTGCGGCCCGTGCTGCTCCTGGGACACCTGGACGTGGTGCCCGTGGCGGCGGGAACGGCCGCGGGGTGGGTCCATCCGCCCTTCTCGGGTGTGGTGGTGGATGGATATGTGTGGGGGCGTGGCGCGCTGGATGACAAGGGCAGTGTGCTGGCGCAGCTCGAAGCGGTGGAGGCCCTGCTGGCCGCGGGGGAGCAGCCCCGGCGGACGGTGTTGTTTGCCTTTGGCGCGGACGAGGAGGTGGGCGGCCTGGAGGGCGCGGTGGCCATCGCCGCCCTCCTGAAGGAGCGGGGCGTCCGGCTGGAGTCGGTGCTGGATGAGGGCGGCGTCATCATGTCCGGCACGGTGCCGGGGGTGAGCGCGCCGGTGGCGCTGGTTGGGACGTCCGAGAAGGGCTTCGTCAGCGTGGAGCTGAAGGTGAAGGGCGAGGGCGGTCATTCATCCATGCCTCCGCCGAGCACCGCGGTGGGCGTGCTGGCGCGGGCCGTGTCGAAGCTGGAGTCGACGCCCATGCCCGCGCGGCTCGCGGGCGGGAGCCGCGAGCTGTTCGAGCGGGTGGGGCCCGAGATGGGCTTCGGCATGAAGCTGCTCTTCGCCAACCTGTGGCTCACCGAGCCGCTGGTGGTGAAGCAGCTGTCCGCCAAGCCCACCACCAACGCCGCGGTGCGCACCACCACCGCCGTCACGGTGTTCGAGGGCGGCGTGAAGGACAACGTCCTGCCCTCGAGCGCGCGGGCGGTGGTGAACTTCCGCATCCTCCCGGGCGACAGCGTCGAGGCCGTGCTGGAGCACGTGCGCAAGACGGTGGACGACGCCCGCGTGGAGCAGGGCACGCTGGCCTTCCAGAGCGAGCCTTCGCCCGTGTCACCCACCGACTCCGACTCCTGGCGCCACCTGGAGCGCTCGGTGCGCCAGGTGTTCCCACAGGTGGTCGTGTCGCCCTACCTCAACGTGGCGGCCACGGATTCACGCCACTTCGTGGGGCTGAGCGACAACGTCTATCGCTTCTTCCCCGTGCACCTGCAGCGCGAGGACCTGGCGCGGATTCACGGCCAGGACGAGCGGATCTCCGTGCCGGGGTACCTGGAGGCTGTTCGCTTCTACGCCCAGTATCTGCGAAACGCCGCCCGCTGA